In the genome of Quercus robur chromosome 3, dhQueRobu3.1, whole genome shotgun sequence, one region contains:
- the LOC126719897 gene encoding uncharacterized protein LOC126719897, whose product MQFVQLNPRVSNRVWQPEINLDHVDSWQRSSKVQAYVKFFVQVKRRTRYRTCEGNLVLLRSGSSQVSSTKGVFLDLDMFKSYDYSCREISNLLGYRPEVHEDFHACIADEVVCFARKIGNWVSNMGRKVLPIYVDIIVEEDFLHDERYWITRALRESAMEFERRRYGMVPARKSALKGMLKRVRVEDCVKGSEAKRRCVRERETCTICLEEFEAGSEALCMPCTHIFHAGCIVKWLNESHYCPVCRFEVPTF is encoded by the coding sequence ATGCAATTCGTTCAACTTAATCCTCGGGTATCCAATCGAGTCTGGCAGCCAGAGATCAACCTCGACCACGTTGATTCATGGCAACGATCATCGAAGGTTCAAGCTTATGTCAAGTTCTTTGTACAAGTAAAACGCCGAACACGGTACCGAACATGCGAAGGAAATCTTGTTTTATTACGCAGCGGATCAAGTCAAGTCTCTAGCACCAAAGGTGTGTTCTTAGATTTGGACATGTTCAAGAGCTATGACTACTCGTGTCGAGAAATATCGAATCTTCTCGGTTATAGACCTGAAGTCCACGAAGATTTTCATGCCTGTATAGCCGATGAAGTGGTTTGCTTTGCACGCAAGATTGGCAACTGGGTTTCTAATATGGGTCGTAAAGTATTGCCTATATATGTGGATATTATCGTGGAAGAGGACTTTTTGCACGATGAGAGGTATTGGATTACTAGGGCTTTGAGGGAATCGGCAATGGAGTTTGAGAGAAGAAGATATGGTATGGTACCGGCGAGGAAGTCTGCATTGAAGGGGATGTTGAAGAGGGTGAGAGTGGAAGATTGCGTTAAGGGTTCGGAAGCAAAGAGAAGATGTGTACGTGAAAGAGAGACTTGCACCATATGTCTGGAAGAGTTTGAAGCAGGTTCTGAAGCCTTGTGCATGCCTTGCACTCATATATTTCACGCTGGATGCATAGTGAAATGGCTGAATGAGAGCCATTATTGTCCTGTTTGTCGCTTTGAGGTGCCTACTTTTTAG